The Oncorhynchus keta strain PuntledgeMale-10-30-2019 chromosome 17, Oket_V2, whole genome shotgun sequence genome has a window encoding:
- the igf2b gene encoding insulin-like growth factor 2b — protein sequence METQKRHEHHSVCHTCRRTENTRMKVKMMSSSNRVLVIALALTLYIVEVASAETLCGGELVDALQFVCEDRGFYFSRPTSRSNSRRSQNRGIVEECCFRSCDLNLLEQYCAKPAKSERDVSATSLQIIPMVPTIKQDVPRKHVTVKYSKYEAWQRKAAQRLRRGVPAILRARKFRRQAVKIKAQEQAMFHRPLITLPSKLPPVLPPTDNYVSHN from the exons ATGGAAACCCAGAAAAGACACGAACACCACTCAGTTTGCCACACCTGCCGGAGAACGGAAAACACAAGAATGAAG GTCAAGATGATGTCTTCGTCAAATCGAGTGCTGGTCATTGCGCTGGCACTTACTCTGTACATCGTTGAAGTGGCCTCGGCAGAAACGCTATGTGGAGGAGAACTGGTGGACGCGCTGCAGTTCGTCTGTGAAGATAGAGGATTCTATTTCA gtAGGCCAACCAGCAGGTCTAACAGCAGACGCTCCCAGAACCGTGGTATCGTGGAGGAGTGTTGTTTCCGTAGCTGTGACCTCAACCTGTTGGAGCAGTACTGTGCCAAACCTGCCAAGTCAGAGAGGGACGTGTCGGCCACCTCTCTACAGATCATTCCCATGGTGCCCACAATCAAACAG GATGTCCCAAGAAAACATGTGACTGTGAAGTATTCCAAATATGAGGCGTGGCAGAGGAAGGCTGCTCAGCGGCTCCGGAGGGGCGTCCCGGCCATCCTCAGGGCCCGGAAGTTCCGGAGGCAGGCGGTGAAGATCAAGGCCCAAGAGCAGGCGATGTTCCACCGGCCTCTGATCACCCTGCCCAGCAAGCTTCCCCCAGTCCTGCCCCCCACGGACAACTACGTCAGCCACAATTGA